The following nucleotide sequence is from Macrobrachium nipponense isolate FS-2020 chromosome 21, ASM1510439v2, whole genome shotgun sequence.
CTTTTGAGAAAAACCGGattactaacaaaaaaaaaagggggggggggcagtggatttaaagtgtggggggggggggagttggggaGATGCGTCGTGAAGGGCGAGTTTTGTAGTGTAAAAAGGATGAACTGGATCTGAGGTTAGTGTGTGGAGGTGGGaagggtttgggggagggggaggggggctttCGGAAGGTTCCACCTTTCCGAAGCAGCGAAGGGCACCGGTTTCTTATATAAGCGAGTAGGAGACATTCCATCACTACATTCAGTTCGACTCCTTCAGACAACGATGTCGACCAAAGTAAGTCCTCCGGTTGCCTCTGGCTCTCTCACACTCACGAACTCTTAACCTTTTTCATGAATCTcgcttttttctgttttcataacAATAGAATATGATGACGAATGACCTGAGCCACCAGAGAAAGGCGTAACAAACACCGCAGTGAGTGTTTATAACAGTGAGATCTAGGACTGGTATCAGTCATATTACATATCATAGCCACGAGATGATCCGTGTAATTTAACTCAAGTTTGATCTGTTTATAAGAATTTCATACTTTCCTGGCTACTTCATTTAAGgattttaaagtaaatatgaCCTGAAATGACAAGTCGTCTGTGATTCAGTGCAAAACTCAATCATTTCAAAACTAAGGTAAAATTATTTACCCCAAAACGTTCGTGCacttaaatcataaataacaatcCAGCCTTGCTTGTTGTTCCACAGACtgcaaaaaataaagttatattcAATTTCCCCCCTAACGATGTCGGACGAGATCATCTTGAAAAAATAGTTCATGTTTTAGTATGCCATGAAAATTTCCTTTCAATactttttcaaagaatattattcAACTTTTCTCAACAAATATTCCTCATTGTGACTTTAAACTGAAGCTTATCTCTAGTTCAGAATAGTCCTTTTTAAGTTGGATATTAAAATCTTCCTAAGTCATATCAACATACTTTCCCAGGGTGAGCATCTATTGGCAAGGCTGAACACTAATATTAAGAAAGgacaatttcattttataatgtaaGGTTGTAAGTTTCATCATTGTGAAATTAGTTCCgttaaatcaatattttaagtATGAGTACTAGAACAAAGTTTTACTTCATGTAACAACAGAGATTAACCCTTTCCAGACGGTAGTCTTGTGTGCCCTTTTGGCAGTCACAGCGACAATTCCTCGAGGGGTTCTCTCTGAAACAGCAAGATTATACCAAACTCCTGCAGTAGGCGGATCTGGGTTCCCCTCAGGAGGAGTTGGCGTTTCTTCTAGCGGAGGATTCGGAGGTCCCGGTAGTTTTGGGGCGTCTTCTGGTGCACATGGAGGATCAGGAAGTGGAGGATTCGGTGGTTCATCTGGAGCAGGATTTGGTGGATCGTCATCTGCAGGAGGATTTGGCAGCGGTGCTTTGAGTGGAGGTTTTGGCGGTTCTGGTGGTTCCTCTGGTGGTCTTGGTGGGGTTGGCAGTGGAGGCTTTGGAGGATCAGCAGGAAGTGGCTTTGGTGCCTCAGGATCTGGTTTTGGAGGTTCTGCAGGTAGCGGTTTTGGTGCCTCAGGATCTGGTTTTGGAGGTTCTGCAGGTAGCGGTTTTGGTGCCTCAGGATCTGGTTTTGGAGGTTCTACAGGTACGGTTTGGTGTCCTCAGATCTGGTTTTTGGAGTTCTACAGGTAGCGGTTTTGGTGCCTCAGGATCTGGTTTTGGAGGTTCTGCAGGTAGCGGTTTTGGTGCCTCAGGATCTGGTTTTGGAGGTTCTGCAGGTAGCGGTTTTGGTGCCCTCGGATCTGTTTTGGAGGTTTAAACAGGTAGCGGTTTTGGTGCCTCATGATCGTTTTTTGTTTGGAGGTTCTTCTGCAGGTAGCGTTTTTGGTGCCACAGGATCTGGTTTTGCAGGTTCTGCAGGGTAGGCGGTTTTTGGATGCCCAGGGAGCTGGTTTCCCAGGTTCTGGCAGGTGGTAGGGTTTTTGGTGCCTCAGGATCTGGTTTTGGAGGTTCTGCAGGTAGCGGTTTTGGTGCCACAGGATCTGGTTTTGGAGGTTCTGCAGGATCCGGTGCTGCTGGATTTGGAGGTTCTCCTGCCGGTGGTTTTGGTGGATCAGCTTCAGGAAGCTTTGGGGGAAGTTCCTCTGGAGGTTTTGGTGGTTCAAGTGGATCATCTGTTGGAGGATTTGGATTGTCTGGCTCTGCTGGTGGTTACCAAGGTCCCTCTGCTCCTGTTGTACCTATTCTTGTTGACGAACGCGATGGTCCACACGCTGACGGTTCTTACACCTTCAACTTTGAAACTGGAAATGGCATCAGCCGTCAGGAACAAGGATACCCACAGGGTGTAACTGGAGCTGTGGCACAGCAAGGGGCATGGTCGTAAGTACAAAAATGTTCTGTACCAAATCATAAAACTCCAAACTATACAACTGAAAAAAGAAGCTAAAATTATGAACCTTATAATTCTGTCCAACTGTATTTACTATGACTTAGTGCTTACTAATTCAACTTCTTTATTTTCAGATTCACATTCCCAGACGGTACCCCAGCTAACTTCCAGTTTGTTGCTGATGGATCTGGTTTCAATGTACAATCAGACCTTCtgccaactcctcctcctcttccacctcaTGCCATCGCTCAGATTGAGAAGGCAGCTCTAGAGGATGCCGCTGCCAGTGCTGCTGGATCTCAGGGAGCTTACGGTGGAGGTTCCCAATCTGGATCAGGATTTAGCGCCTCAGGCTCTCAGTTTTCCGGAAGTGGATCACAATTCACTGGATCTGGTTCCCAATTCTCTGGAACTGGATCTGGCTCTGGAGCTGGGTTTGGATCTGGAGTAGGATCTGGCTCTGGAGCTGGGTTTGGCTCTGGTGCTGGCTTCGGCACTAGAGGGGGTGCCTTGGAGGTAGTCTTCTATTCGATCCTGGATTTGACTCCGGATTTCAACTATCTGATCCTGGATTTGGCTCCGGATCTCAATTATCTGATCCTGGATTTGGCTCTGGATCTCAATTCTCTGGTGTTGGATCAGGATCTCAGTTTGGTGGCTCTGTATCAAGTCCAAGAAGAACCTATGGTTTACCTTGAATACAAGAATCTATCCAGTATGACCCACCTGATATGTGATGTTCCACATGAATAAGTTTAATTGTTCAAATTATGTATAACTAATGAAATGCTGTCATCAAATGATATTCATGACTATTGTAAGTGAATTATTCTCTGAATATTTCACAGCATCATAGGGACTACTTTATCTCCCATCTGCTTTCTTGTATAAACATTCACTTAAGTAGTGGTGCTGTTAAACTGATTCCACTTAAGTGACAAATACGCTTAATATGTATAATTACTGTTAATgatcaaatataattttcaataaaactatTGTTTATTTCTCCTATCCTATAAAACGTTACTAACTAACCAAAGAAAAGGCTGATACAGACTTACATATGGTGCtcagtatattttgcatattgACCTGTCTCATTGTCTCAATTATACTTCTCCCCTATTCCTTGGGAACCTTTACCTCATCCACACATACCTTACAGACCCTGGTCAGCCACTAAATCACACTTCCCCAGGCTACCACGGCATTTCATTTATAATCCCATCAATTCATGACTCCCTTCCATTTTTTAACCCTTCAACGCCACCTTCACAAACACAACTGTAACATCCAGAAACATTATCAAAATTACTCTAATCTTTTCAACACTGGCATCAGTCATCTCTGCCTGTGTTTTCTCTTGTGTGTTCAAAGAAGTCTTAAAATACTCACTCCCTCGGTCCAGGACCTCATTAACTTTTTGACATAATTTCACCTTTTGCATCTCTCATTTTGAGATCCATTTGCTAATTAACCTTTCCCCAAGAGTTCTTGCTCGCCTGTTATACCTTCTTttattacgtctctctctctctctctctctctctctctctctctctctctctcggatgaagctaaggtaatttccggtgtgccacaaggtacggtgttagctgcattactgtttgttattatgattgcagacatagacagtaatgttaaggactcggtagtgagtagtttcgccgatgacacaagaataagtagagaaattacttgtgatgaagataggaaacgcgctacaaagagaccttaacaaagtatatgattgggcagaggtaaataggaatgggtatttaactctgataaatttgaattaataaacatggagacagagaaggtaagctatatgcatataggggacctaataatgagacaatcacaaataaggaagcagttaaagaccttggtgtgatgatgaaataggaacatgttatgcaacgaatcaaatagcaattctattagcaaaaattgtaaagcaaaaatgggaaatgtttgttacggcacttcaaacaagaaaagctgaacacaaatgattatgctttataaaacatatgttcgtagtccacttgaatattgcaatatgatatggtacccacactatcaaaaggatattgcacaaatagagtgtacaaaggtcctttacagctagaatagaagaagttaaggaccttgactactgggaaatactacaatccttaaaattatatagtctagaaaggagaagagaacgctacatgataattcatgtCATTGGAAACAGAtaagaaggaatagctgaaaacatcatggagggctaaaaatatcagaaagagcaagccaggagttagattaatagtgcccaaaactataccatgggaaaaattaaggaaagcacaacccaggacattaatccactacgcaccagcatcgataatgcagcgtctattcaatgcgttgccagctcatatgaggaatataacaggagtgagcatagatgtgtttaagaaacaagctcgacaaatatctaaactgcatcccagaccatacaagattggaagatgcaaaatataccggaagatgtaaacTAGCACCATAGGGCAATCtcgtagacattagaggtgcctccaaatcatactgagggacctgtgcAAACCCCGAACAAAGATGTAAGGTCGGTAagtaggtaaggtctctctctctctctctctattgaacatcatcattcatttcattttgttaataGTTACCTGATATTACATTACAAAacgtcgcctccccccccccccccccccccaccacactaCATACTGAAGTTACTGTCGTCACATGGCCAACTCCAGGAAGGGAATCAATCACCACTTTCAGTGACCTCTCAGTTAAACCAAAATAAATCAAACTGTTCATCTTGGACAAAGTATACTTATGTACCATCAAAGAACGCATCAGACTAGGAACGGTGCCTTATacttgaacaaggcgtgatccgacctccagcctacttgcggcgcttgctaaaatctaaggtctaatagcgtgttgtttcacaaacgaaaattaaaatatatacactatatcttattagaaataattactcCGTACTGTTAAATTGCagttatctattttttacattttttattctaataaaataaatcataaataacatatcctgaaattcctgtatctttaagtcagtgcgaaacaccttttccagacctttccaggcttttccatagggctttcctacaccctaacaagaataacaacagcaaaaactacaacagcaagaaaaacaacaacaaaaacaacaaagaagtttgtaggcttactccccaagtaagagAAAATTGTTCTTGGATTCCTAACAGCAACCTTAATATTaggacaacaaaaataattttcaattatcTGAGCTGAAGTAGCTACAAATTAATCATCAGCTGTACAAGAGATAAAGAGGCACAGAAATAAATCTTTGCTACAGTAGGAACGAGAAATGTTGGTTGAAATTTAGTATCTATAAACTTCTTGAGGTATTTGTCAAAAAATATTCTGGGTAGCAGCCTCAGTGAACAGATTTTCTAGGATATTGCACCTCACTACGAAAAGGAATATATTTGGAATAAAGAGAAAAGGCTCTGTATAGTGAAGTAAAAATgctgctgtttaaaaaaaaaaaagcagttgtgaaaataacatcaaagactaatttaagtttattttggaTATACAAGAGGTATTCTGGGGCGTTAGGCTGACTTATAACATGTTTTTCTGTGTTTGAAGTGAATATTATACTCAATTCGAGTTTTTATTATTCCCAACCACTCATTTGTACTGACTTTATATTCTGTAATGCATTTTAACTTAAAAGATGAAACTATATTTTAGAATAAAGACATTCGTAGAAATctttacaaagcttaaagctttcgtccacaCTGTGGTCTTGAtcactaaactatatatatatatatatatatatatatatatatatatatatatatatatatatatatatatatatatatatatatatatatatatatatatatataatatatatatatatatatatatatatatataatatatatatatatatatatatatatatatatatatatatatatatatatatatatatatatatatatatatatatatatatatatatatagtatatatatatataatatatatatatatatatatatatatagcacccgATTTAAATTAAAACCTGTTTAACATTCACCTGATGCGACGCCTTCACGTATTATTAAGCATTcatattttttcccattatttctaaCGAACTGATTGACTATCTGTGTATTCATTAGATATGGCCTTCCTGTGAGTACCTAATCCGTGtcattcctctttctctcttctctttaactCTTAACCGCAGAGCTGAAACACAAAGTGCTCTACAGTTGCTGTGTAGTGGACACtacccaagcactgggacctatgaggtcattcaacgctgaaacggaaattgacagtaaaaagtttgtaagatgtgacaggaggaaaacctcaaagcagttgcactattaatCAATTGTTGGCaaagggtggaatgtaagatggatgAGATTATGAAAAAGGAGGGATAAGTACAAAAGAACGAAAGGGGCCAATGTTTGCCATTGTaaaacttgctttttttttaattacaataaaaaaatttattattattaatctgaaaCACAATAATGAGAGTAATACATCGACGAATATGGATAAACGaagaatagagaaataaataaaaagtgcataacacatgtgcatatatatgtgtgtgctgtacttatgtatatattaagcaCGTGTGTAAATGTTCAATCTGACAAACTAAACTGTGGCACAAACAGCATAAAGACCTTCGTCTCCTAGAGCCTACACATTATTCATGTCAAATGGCCACGGTCACCAATCCGTAATTCAATACAAATCTGATTGGCACTATTCCCAGCCAGCTTTCGATTCCCTTTTGAGAAAAACTGGATTATtagaaaggaattaaaaaaaaaaaaaaaggctgtctCGGGGCGGGGAAAGTAGGGGGAGAGACCTCGTGAAAAGCAAGTTTTTGAGGTGAAAAAGGATGAACTGGAGCAGAAGGGGGGTACCggtgatgggggggagggggaggggctttTGGAAGGTGCCACCACCGGGCAGAAGGCGGCGAAGGGCACCGGTCTCTTATATAAGCGAGGAGGAGACACTCGATCATCACATTCAGTTCGACTCCTTCAGACAACGATGTCGACCAAAGTAAGTTCTCTGGTTGCGaccgtctctctctcactcgctcaCTCTCTCACTCACGAACTTCGATCTTATGATCGAATTTCCTGTGTTATTTTTAGTTCAGAATAAGTCAGTCCTGTTCAAGTTTGAAATTAGACATCTGCTCAGTCACAGCAATTTTACGATCATTTAGTGAGTAGAGATGAAAACTAAATAGTATAAAGGCTAAATGTATTTTGATACATAAAGATAAAGCTTCATTATTGTAAAGTCCCTTGAATTTTTGTTGCCAACTaatgttttcattcatttataacaGATCAATATTTAATTCTCGTGTAATAACAAAGATAACTCCTTTCTAGACGGTAGTCTTGTGTGCCCTTTTGGCAGTCACGGCGACAATTCCTCGAGGGGTTCTCTCTGACCCAGCAAGATTATACCAACCTCCTGCAGTAGGCGGATCTGGGTTCCCCTCAGGAGGAGCTGGAGTTTCTTCTAGCGGAGGATTCGGAGGTCCCGGTGGTTTTGGGGCGTCTTCTGGTGCACATGGAGGATCAGGAAGTGGAGGATTCGGTGGTTCATCTGGAGCAGGATTTGGTGGTTCGTCATCTGCAGGAGGATTTGGCAGCGGTGCTTTGAGTGGAGGTTTTGGCAGTTCTGGTGGTTCCTCTGGTGGTCTTGGTGGGGTTGGCAGTGGAGGCTTTGGAGGTTCTGCAGGAAGTGGCTTTGGTGCCTCAGGATCTGGTTTTGGAGGTTCTGCAGGATCCGGTGCTGCTGGATTTGGAGGTTCTCCTGCCGGTGGTTTTGGTGGATCAGCTTCAGGAGGCTTTGGCGGAAGTTCCTCTGGAGGTTTTGGTGGTTCAAGTGGATCATTTGGAGGATCTCGACCTTCAGGATCATCTGTTGGAGGAGGATTTGGAGTGTCTGGATCTGCTGGTGGTTACCAAGGTCCCTCTGCTCCTGTTGTACCTATTCTTGTTGACGAACGTGATGGTCCACACGCTGACGGTTTCTTACGCTTCAACTTCGAAACTGGAAATGGCATCAGCCGTCAAGAACAAGGATACCCACAGGGTGTTACTGGAGCTGTGGCACAGCAAGGGGCATGGTCGTAAGTACAAAAATGTTCTGTACCAAATCATAAAACTCCAAACTATACAACTGAAAAAAGAAGCTAAAATTATGAACCTTATAATTCTGTCCAACTGTATTTACTATAGCTTAATGTTTTCtaattcaacttttttattttcagattcaCATTCCCAGACGGTACCCCAGCTAACTTCCAGTTTGTTGCCGATGGATCTGGTTTCAATGTACAATCAGACCTTCtgccaactcctcctcctcttccacctcaTGCCATCGCTCAGATTGAGAAGGCAGCTCTAGAGGATGCTGCTGCCAGTGCTGCCGGAGCTCAGGGAGCTTACGGTGGAAGTTCCCAATCTGGATCAGGATCTCAGTTTTCTGGAAGTGGATCTCAATTCTCTGGATCTGGTTCCCAATTCTCTGGAACT
It contains:
- the LOC135197701 gene encoding uncharacterized protein LOC135197701 isoform X1, with amino-acid sequence MSTKTVVLCALLAVTATIPRGVLSETARLYQTPAVGGSGFPSGGVGVSSSGGFGGPGSFGASSGAHGGSGSGGFGGSSGAGFGGSSSAGGFGSGALSGGFGGSGGSSGGLGGVGSGGFGGSAGSGFGASGSGFGGSAGSGFGASGSGFGGSAGSGFGASGSGFGGSTGSGFGASGSGFGGSAGSGFGASGSGFGGSAGSGFGATGSGFGGSAGSGAAGFGGSPAGGFGGSASGSFGGSSSGGFGGSSGSSVGGFGLSGSAGGYQGPSAPVVPILVDERDGPHADGSYTFNFETGNGISRQEQGYPQGVTGAVAQQGAWSFTFPDGTPANFQFVADGSGFNVQSDLLPTPPPLPPHAIAQIEKAALEDAAASAAGSQGAYGGGSQSGSGFSASGSQFSGSGSQFTGSGSQFSGTGSGSGAGFGSGVGSGSGAGFGSGAGFGTRGGALEVVFYSILDLTPDFNYLILDLAPDLNYLILDLALDLNSLVLDQDLSLVALYQVQEEPMVYLEYKNLSSMTHLICDVPHE
- the LOC135197701 gene encoding pupal cuticle protein 36-like isoform X4, which produces MSTKTVVLCALLAVTATIPRGVLSETARLYQTPAVGGSGFPSGGVGVSSSGGFGGPGSFGASSGAHGGSGSGGFGGSSGAGFGGSSSAGGFGSGALSGGFGGSGGSSGGLGGVGSGGFGGSAGSGFGASGSGFGGSAGSGAAGFGGSPAGGFGGSASGSFGGSSSGGFGGSSGSSVGGFGLSGSAGGYQGPSAPVVPILVDERDGPHADGSYTFNFETGNGISRQEQGYPQGVTGAVAQQGAWSFTFPDGTPANFQFVADGSGFNVQSDLLPTPPPLPPHAIAQIEKAALEDAAASAAGSQGAYGGGSQSGSGFSASGSQFSGSGSQFTGSGSQFSGTGSGSGAGFGSGVGSGSGAGFGSGAGFGTRGGALEVVFYSILDLTPDFNYLILDLAPDLNYLILDLALDLNSLVLDQDLSLVALYQVQEEPMVYLEYKNLSSMTHLICDVPHE
- the LOC135197701 gene encoding uncharacterized protein LOC135197701 isoform X2 — encoded protein: MSTKTVVLCALLAVTATIPRGVLSETARLYQTPAVGGSGFPSGGVGVSSSGGFGGPGSFGASSGAHGGSGSGGFGGSSGAGFGGSSSAGGFGSGALSGGFGGSGGSSGGLGGVGSGGFGGSAGSGFGASGSGFGGSAGSGFGASGSGFGGSAGSGFGASGSGFGGSTGSGFGASGSGFGGSAGSGFGATGSGFGGSAGSGAAGFGGSPAGGFGGSASGSFGGSSSGGFGGSSGSSVGGFGLSGSAGGYQGPSAPVVPILVDERDGPHADGSYTFNFETGNGISRQEQGYPQGVTGAVAQQGAWSFTFPDGTPANFQFVADGSGFNVQSDLLPTPPPLPPHAIAQIEKAALEDAAASAAGSQGAYGGGSQSGSGFSASGSQFSGSGSQFTGSGSQFSGTGSGSGAGFGSGVGSGSGAGFGSGAGFGTRGGALEVVFYSILDLTPDFNYLILDLAPDLNYLILDLALDLNSLVLDQDLSLVALYQVQEEPMVYLEYKNLSSMTHLICDVPHE
- the LOC135197701 gene encoding uncharacterized protein LOC135197701 isoform X3 encodes the protein MSTKTVVLCALLAVTATIPRGVLSETARLYQTPAVGGSGFPSGGVGVSSSGGFGGPGSFGASSGAHGGSGSGGFGGSSGAGFGGSSSAGGFGSGALSGGFGGSGGSSGGLGGVGSGGFGGSAGSGFGASGSGFGGSAGSGFGASGSGFGGSAGSGFGASGSGFGGSTGSGFGASGSGFGGSAGSGAAGFGGSPAGGFGGSASGSFGGSSSGGFGGSSGSSVGGFGLSGSAGGYQGPSAPVVPILVDERDGPHADGSYTFNFETGNGISRQEQGYPQGVTGAVAQQGAWSFTFPDGTPANFQFVADGSGFNVQSDLLPTPPPLPPHAIAQIEKAALEDAAASAAGSQGAYGGGSQSGSGFSASGSQFSGSGSQFTGSGSQFSGTGSGSGAGFGSGVGSGSGAGFGSGAGFGTRGGALEVVFYSILDLTPDFNYLILDLAPDLNYLILDLALDLNSLVLDQDLSLVALYQVQEEPMVYLEYKNLSSMTHLICDVPHE
- the LOC135197702 gene encoding uncharacterized protein LOC135197702 — its product is MSTKTVVLCALLAVTATIPRGVLSDPARLYQPPAVGGSGFPSGGAGVSSSGGFGGPGGFGASSGAHGGSGSGGFGGSSGAGFGGSSSAGGFGSGALSGGFGSSGGSSGGLGGVGSGGFGGSAGSGFGASGSGFGGSAGSGAAGFGGSPAGGFGGSASGGFGGSSSGGFGGSSGSFGGSRPSGSSVGGGFGVSGSAGGYQGPSAPVVPILVDERDGPHADGFLRFNFETGNGISRQEQGYPQGVTGAVAQQGAWSFTFPDGTPANFQFVADGSGFNVQSDLLPTPPPLPPHAIAQIEKAALEDAAASAAGAQGAYGGSSQSGSGSQFSGSGSQFSGSGSQFSGTGSGSGAGFGSGVGSGSGAGFGSGVGSGSGAGFGSGVGSGFGSGVGSGSGAGFGSGAVLSSGAGFGSGSQLSGAGFGSGSQLSGAGFGSGSQLSGSGFGSRPVPQTPSRTYGLP